CCATGCTCGTGGGCACCGAGGGTGTCGTGGTCATGATCGTCGTGGGCATGGGCCACGGCCAGGGGAAGCAGGGCGAAGGGCAGGGCGAGCAGCAGACGACGCATGGACGGCTCCAGGGGCGGCTTGGAATGATTTAGTAATGTTATAACAACTTCTAATTGCCTCGCCAGCCTGCCTGGCACAGGTTTCATGTTCGTGGGAGCATGGCTGCATTCAAGCCCAGGATCGAGGAAGGCAGCGTGAGAATTCGTGGACAGATCGGTGACTGGCCGGTGGACTTGACCATCGAGCTGGCGCCTGAAGAGTGGGCGCAGCTTGGGCGTCGGCTGGAGATGCCTGCCGTGGTCGAGGCCGTTCAGGCCAGTACCGGCCCGGTGCCGCGCCAGGATGACGGGCAGTGGCTGGCCACGCGCGAGGTGCTGCGTGTAGCGAGGCAGATGAGTGGGCCGGAATTGCTGGAGCGCCTGGAAGGGTTGGCCGGCAGTGTGGCGGCGGGCAAGCGGCTGCTGGTGCGGTTGCGCCATAGCAGTGAGGTGAAGGTGGAAAGTGGCGTGGATGCGCCGGTGTATCACTGGGTGGGGTGATCGCGGTGTTGCTGCCATTCGCCAGCCTTGCTGGCGAATGGCGACGGGTGTCAGAACATCGCTGCTGAGAGCTTGCGACGGTACACGCCGACCAGCGGATGCTCGTTGCCCAGCAGCTCGAATACCTGTAGCAGGGCTTTCTGCGGCAAGCCATTCTCGTAACCGCGATTACGCTGGAACAGCTTCAGCAGCCCATCCAATGCCGCTTCATACTGCTGGCGCGCCAGTTGCTGGATGCACAGCTGGTAGGCCGCTTCGTCATCCTGCGGGTTTTGCGCCAGGCGGGTCTTGAGCTCGGCGGCCTCCGGCAGGCTGGCGGCCTGGCGCAGGAAGGTCAGCTGGGCCTTGGCGCCGGCCAGGGCGGCCTTGTGCTCGTCGGTCTTGACTGCGTCGAGCACCACTTGCGCCTCGCCCAGCTCGCCCCGTTCAGCCAGGCAACGGGCGTAGAGGATCAGCGCCTCGGCATTGCTGTTGTCTTCACCCAGCAGCACTTGCAGCAGGGCTTCGGCTTCGCTGAAACGGCTTTCGGCGAACAGCGCCTTGGCCTGCTCCAGCGGCGCGGCGGTGGGTGGCGCGGGCATCTGCACATGGGGTTCGAGCATGGCGCGGATGGCTGATTCCGGTTGGGCGCCGGCAAAACCGTCGACCGGCTGGCCGTCCTTGAACAGCACAACGGTCGGCAGGCTGCGGATGCCGAACTGGGCCACCACCTGCTGCTCGACGTCGCAGTTGATCTTGGCCAGCAGCAGCTCGCCCTGGTAGCCCTCGGCGATCTTCGCCAGCAGCGGCATCAACGCCTTGCAGGGCGCGCACCATTCGGCCCAGAAGTCCACCAGCACGGGCTTGTGAAAGGAGTTCTCGATGACCAGCTGCTGGAAGGTGGCATCTGTGGCATCGAAGATGTACGGCAGGCTTGTGTTACCAGGAGCTTGGCTCATCGTGACTCTCGCAAACGTGAATGCCCCACTATAAAGGCTCGCGGCTGGCATGGTACAGGCTGACCCGGCGGAATTCGTGCGGCTCGGCCAGGTCCGGCAGGGTCAGCGCTTGGAGAACGCCTAAATAGCGGTATAGCGGGTGGCTGAAGTCGCGCACGCGCGAGTCGGCCACCAGCGCCTGGCGGCCGCGGCTGAGGAAGGCGTCCAGCAGCGGCAGGTTGGCGCGGTCGTAGAGCACGTCGGCGACCAGGATCAGGTCGAAGCGGTCGGCTTCGGCGAAGAAGTCGCTGCTGTAGCCCAATTCGACCTGGTTCAGCGCGGCGTTGGCGCGGCAGGCGTCGAGGGCCAGCGGGTCGAGGTCGCAGGCCACCACTTCCAGGGCGCCGGCCCGGGCGGCGGCAATGCCCGCGATGCCGGAGCCCGCGCCGAAGTCCAGCACGCGCTTGCCCCGCACCCACTCCGGGTGTTCGGCAAGGTAACGGGCCATGGCCAGGCCGCTGGCCCAGCAGAAGCTCCAGTAGGGCGGCTCTTCCAGGATGCGCCGGGTTTCCTCGCTGCTGAAGGCGCGATCCATGTTCCGGTCGTCGATCAGCCAGAGTTTCAGGGCGCAGTCGGGCAGCTCGCTGACCACCAGGCGCGCTTCGCCGATCAGGCCACTCAGGGCCTGTTGCAGGGCTTGCGGGGCCATCCTACGGGGCCTTTTCGAAACGCAGCGGGCCGGTGGCCTGAGTTTCGGCCTGGGCAATACGCACGGGCGGCAGGTGCAGGATCAACTGGCCCGATTGGCTGGCGCGGCCACGCAACTCGACCCGACCACCGGCAGGAAATACTTCCGGGTTGAAGCGCAGGTGATAGGGCAGGGCCTGACCGGTGCCGGTCAGGGTGCTGCTGGCGAGCAGTTGCTGCGGGCGGCCACGCTCGTCGATGACCAGCAGGGCCAGTTCCACGTCGGCGCCGGCCGGGATTTCCAGCAGGGTGCCGCTCAGTTCGCGCTGGTAGGCCGGCAACGGCCCCAACGGCTGTGCTTTCTTGGCTATCTTGGCCGGTACGGGCGCGGGGGCTGGCTCGGACTTGGGCCGGTCGCTGCCGCAGGCGGCGAGCAGGGCGGCGCAGCACAGCACGATGAGTGCGCGATGGTGCATGGGGGAGTCCTTCACGGGCAGATTTGCATGGATGGTAAACCCTTTGGCTTGTCTTGCCAGTGCAATGCGCTACCATGGCCCTCCCTTTTTTTGTTGCCTGCCACCATGCACTGTCCGTTTTGCGGTGCCAACGACACCAAGGTCATCGACTCGCGTCTTGTCGCCGAGGGCGAGCAAGTGCGCCGCCGCCGCGAGTGCGTCGCCTGCGGCGAGCGCTTCACCACCTTCGAGACCGCCGAGCTGGTCCTGCCCCGGCTGATCAAGCAGGACGGCACGCGCCAGCCCTTCGACGAAGACAAGCTGCGCGC
This genomic stretch from Pseudomonas entomophila harbors:
- a CDS encoding YbaY family lipoprotein, yielding MHHRALIVLCCAALLAACGSDRPKSEPAPAPVPAKIAKKAQPLGPLPAYQRELSGTLLEIPAGADVELALLVIDERGRPQQLLASSTLTGTGQALPYHLRFNPEVFPAGGRVELRGRASQSGQLILHLPPVRIAQAETQATGPLRFEKAP
- the trxA gene encoding thioredoxin, whose translation is MSQAPGNTSLPYIFDATDATFQQLVIENSFHKPVLVDFWAEWCAPCKALMPLLAKIAEGYQGELLLAKINCDVEQQVVAQFGIRSLPTVVLFKDGQPVDGFAGAQPESAIRAMLEPHVQMPAPPTAAPLEQAKALFAESRFSEAEALLQVLLGEDNSNAEALILYARCLAERGELGEAQVVLDAVKTDEHKAALAGAKAQLTFLRQAASLPEAAELKTRLAQNPQDDEAAYQLCIQQLARQQYEAALDGLLKLFQRNRGYENGLPQKALLQVFELLGNEHPLVGVYRRKLSAAMF
- a CDS encoding class I SAM-dependent methyltransferase, which produces MAPQALQQALSGLIGEARLVVSELPDCALKLWLIDDRNMDRAFSSEETRRILEEPPYWSFCWASGLAMARYLAEHPEWVRGKRVLDFGAGSGIAGIAAARAGALEVVACDLDPLALDACRANAALNQVELGYSSDFFAEADRFDLILVADVLYDRANLPLLDAFLSRGRQALVADSRVRDFSHPLYRYLGVLQALTLPDLAEPHEFRRVSLYHASREPL